From the genome of Labedella gwakjiensis:
ATGATCGAGGAGTTCATGCTGAACGGTGAACAACTGCTGCACCACGCGGCGGACGTCCTGCGGCCAGCGGTCGCCGCCGAATCGCTTCGAACCCTCCTCGCGTGGGGCTCACCCGCGCGGGAGATCCTCGCCGCGGCGGAGGGGGCCGATCTGCTCGTGATCGGGACGGCAAACGCCACCCGTCACCCCGTCTTCCATCACCCGTCCATCGCCGCCCGACTCGCGACGGTCGCACGCTGCGATCTGGCGATCGTCCCGGCGGGCTGGCACGCGCATCCCGACTCGGGACCCGTGGTCGCGGGCGTCGCGGGAGACGACGGCGATCGGGTGATCATCGCCATCGCGGCCTGTGAGGCCGAGCGACTCGGCGCGCGACTCGTCCTCGTCCACTCGTGGGAGAGCCCGTCGCTCACTGCGCTCCTCAGCAGTGGGCTCACGATTGACGTCGCCGTCGTCGAAGAGAAGCACCAGCACATGCTCGACGACGCGGTGTCCGGCATCGCGGAGGCCTTCCCCGAGTTGTCGGTATCCGGCGTCCTCTCCGACGTCCCAGCGAGTCGTGCCCTCCGCACGGCCGCCTCCGATGCCGCCCTGCTCGTCGTGGGTTCGCACGGCTGGAGCGCCCTCGATCGGTTCTTCGTCGGCTCGACGAGCCACGATCTCGCGACATCGCCGGTCTGTCCCACCCTCGTCATCCGGTCGCGGAGCCATCGCGCCGTACGGTCGACGACGGCGATCCCGGACACCGGAGCGATCGACGGGACCAAAGGCCCTGGGCTGGTCGAGCCTCACGGATCAGTCTGAGAGCACCGGGGCGCCCGGGAGCACACGGTTCGATCGAGGAGGATCCCATGAGCACACCGACGGCGGCCGCACGGCCGGCCCCCTTGCCCCACGACCCCGCGCGGCGCCGTCCGACGATCGGCGTCGGCGTCGACGAGTCCGTGGAGTCCTCTGTCGCCCTCGCGTGGGCCCTCGATCGGGCGAAGCGCACGGGCGACGCCGTCCGACTCGTGACGGTCGTCGAGGAGGAAGCCGGATCGATGGGCGCCGAGTACGGCCGGGAGGTCACGCGTGGAGCGGCCGAACGGATGTCCGAGGTCGCTCGGACGGTGCACGCGGCGGCTCCCGACGCGCGGCTCGACATCGAGATCGTCCACGGTCCGGTCGCGTGGGCCCTCGCCCGAGCGGTGACGGACGGCGACCTCCTCGTCGTGGGCACGCCCGTCGGCGCGGTGCGCGACGAGGCCGCGCCCCGTGTCCTCGGCTCGCGCAGTGTTCAGATCGCCGCCGCCGCACGATGCACGGTGGCCGTCGTCCCCCCTCTGCTCGGCGATGAGCGTCACGGCGTCGTCGTGGGAGTGGAGACGCCCGCAGACGTCCCGGCCCTGCTCGACCTCGGAATCCGCGAGGCCCGGCTCCTCGGCGAGCCCCTGCTGCTCGTCCACTGCGCACCCCGAGACGACACGGCGGCAGACGGTGTCCTCGCGGCCGTGGAGCACGCGCTGCGGGAACGGTCCGATGATGTCGAGATCTCGGCCCGCCGCCTGTTCCGGTCGCCGGTCGACGGGCTCGTCGAGCTCGCGCGCCACGCCTCGCTCCTCGTGATGGGGCGATCCCGCGCGCCCGAGCTCAATCCGCTCGGGACGACCTGCCACCGCGTCCTGTCGCAGGCCCCGGCCCCCGTCCTCATCGCCGATGCGGGAAGACCGGGCGCCGGCTCCCGCGACGCCGGAGGCCGATGATGAGCACCGATGATCTGGCCGAGGTCGAGTCGCTCCGCCTCCTGGGCTCCGCGCCCGTCGCACGGCTCGTCGTGAGCGTCGCGGACGTCATCGACATCTACCCCGTCACGGCGACGGTCTTCGGCGGCGACGTCCTGTTCCGCACGGCACCCGGGAGCAAGCT
Proteins encoded in this window:
- a CDS encoding universal stress protein; the protein is MTSTTSTHPTLLPAIEAGPRRTSERVVLAIDRSAASDAALLWTVDRAQRTPVEVDVVTVVKPDPVLGDVMIEEFMLNGEQLLHHAADVLRPAVAAESLRTLLAWGSPAREILAAAEGADLLVIGTANATRHPVFHHPSIAARLATVARCDLAIVPAGWHAHPDSGPVVAGVAGDDGDRVIIAIAACEAERLGARLVLVHSWESPSLTALLSSGLTIDVAVVEEKHQHMLDDAVSGIAEAFPELSVSGVLSDVPASRALRTAASDAALLVVGSHGWSALDRFFVGSTSHDLATSPVCPTLVIRSRSHRAVRSTTAIPDTGAIDGTKGPGLVEPHGSV
- a CDS encoding universal stress protein, yielding MSTPTAAARPAPLPHDPARRRPTIGVGVDESVESSVALAWALDRAKRTGDAVRLVTVVEEEAGSMGAEYGREVTRGAAERMSEVARTVHAAAPDARLDIEIVHGPVAWALARAVTDGDLLVVGTPVGAVRDEAAPRVLGSRSVQIAAAARCTVAVVPPLLGDERHGVVVGVETPADVPALLDLGIREARLLGEPLLLVHCAPRDDTAADGVLAAVEHALRERSDDVEISARRLFRSPVDGLVELARHASLLVMGRSRAPELNPLGTTCHRVLSQAPAPVLIADAGRPGAGSRDAGGR